The nucleotide sequence GTTAATTGTACCACCCCATCTAATTTCTATCATCTTATAAGAAGACAAATGAAATTAAAGTTCAGAAAACCTCTTATCGTTTTCACTCCTAAAAGTTTACTTAGAAATCCAAAATGTTTGTCCACAATAAAAGATCTTTCAACAGGAATATTTCAGGAGATATTAGATGATCCTTATGTGAAAAAGGCAAATAAAATCACAAAATTAATTTTTTGCTCTGGTAAAATATATTATGAATTACTGAACAAAAGGGAATCTATTCAAGATGAAAAAACGGCATTGATTCGGATAGAACAAATTTATCCATTGAAAATGGATGATATTAAAAAACTTATAGATAAATATGAAAATAAGAAAGAAATTTTTTGGGTGCAAGAAGAACCAGAAAATATGGGGTTATGGAGTTTTATTTTAAATAAATTAGGAGATATAATTTCATTTCATTTAATAGCTCCATCTGAAAGTTCTAGTCCATCTACAGGATCTTATCCTGATTTTTTAAGAATTCAAAATAAAATATTAAAAAAAGCTTTTTTTTAAAATATTTCAATTATGATAATACAGATCAAAGTTCCTTCTCCAGGAGAATCAATTACAGAGTTAGAAGTTTCCGCATGGCTTGTAAAAAACGGAGATTATGTTCATAAAGACCAAACAATAGGAGAAATAGATTCAGATAAAGCGACTTTAGAAATATCTGCAGAAGAAAATGGAATCATTACTTTAATGAAAGATAAAGGAGAAAAAGTAAGAGTTGGAGACGTTTTATGTATTATCGATTCTTCAAAAGAAAAAATAAAAGAACAACAAGAAAAAGTTATTCATGAACATAAAAATCCTGTAGAAAAAGATCCTACCCAAATTCCTTCTCCAGCTTCAAAAAAAATTTTAAATGAAAAAAACATTTCTATAGAATCTATCCAAGGAACTGGAAAACATGGAAGAATAACAAAAAAAGACTGTATTTATCATTTAGAAAAATTAGAAAAAAATGAAACATCTTTTATTTCTAATATGAACAGACCTATTTATAGATCTAAGACTAGCGCCCCTCTTTCTTCTTTAAGAAAAAAAATTGCTGAAAGGTTGGTTTATGCAAAAAATCAGACCGCTTCTCTCACCACATTTAATGAAGTAGACATGCGAGAGATTTTTATGATACGAAAAAAATATAAAGATCTTTTTAAGAAAAAACATGGAGTCAATTTGGGGTTTATGTCTTTTTTCACTCTTTCTTGTGTTAGAGCATTGCAACTTTATCCAGATATTAATGCTACGATTAGTGGAGAAGAAAAAATTAATTTTGAATATTGTGATATTAGTA is from Blattabacterium cuenoti and encodes:
- the odhB gene encoding 2-oxoglutarate dehydrogenase complex dihydrolipoyllysine-residue succinyltransferase; the protein is MIIQIKVPSPGESITELEVSAWLVKNGDYVHKDQTIGEIDSDKATLEISAEENGIITLMKDKGEKVRVGDVLCIIDSSKEKIKEQQEKVIHEHKNPVEKDPTQIPSPASKKILNEKNISIESIQGTGKHGRITKKDCIYHLEKLEKNETSFISNMNRPIYRSKTSAPLSSLRKKIAERLVYAKNQTASLTTFNEVDMREIFMIRKKYKDLFKKKHGVNLGFMSFFTLSCVRALQLYPDINATISGEEKINFEYCDISIAISGPKGLMVPVIRNAEHLSFRGIEQEIYRLSTRVHNGTISIDEMTGGTFTITNGGVFGSMLSTPIINPPQSAILGMHKIMERPVVVNGSIEIRPIMYLALSYDHRIIDGKESVGFLVSIKESIENPVQFLMGGNEGNIYKKLEL